The following is a genomic window from Geoalkalibacter halelectricus.
GTTCGCGCGCTTGTCGGGCTTGGGTTTCTTCTGCTTGACGTCGGGTGCGACCGGCGGGGGGGAGATCTCCAATTGCAGCGCGGCCACGGCATCTACCCGGCCATAGCCGAAAAAGGAATCGCGTTCACCTGTTCCTCCCAGAGGCACCGCGGATTGTTGCAGGCGCTGCCGCACTTCGTCATTGAGCCGCCCATCATTGTTCGCGTCTGCAATGCCGGCGGCGAGGATCAGCGCAGCTACGCCCGTGACGTGTGGCGCGGCCTGCGAGGTGCCGTCCAATACGTCGACCTGATTGCCGCGAATTGTAGAAGAGATGCTGAGGCCTGGCGCCGCAAGCTCAACTTGGGGATCGACGGCCGAGAAGGCGACAAATTCGTCACTGGCGTTGGTGGCATTGACGGCGATGACCGAATCGTAGGCTGCCGGATACAAGGCCGGCCTTCCGCCGGTGTTGCCGGCCGCGGCGATCAGCAGGATGCCGGCGGCATAGGCGCGGTCGCAGGCGTCGCGCAAGGCCTCGGAGTCGAAATCGACGCCGAGGCTCAAATTGATGATGTCCATCTGGTTGTCGATGGCCCAGTCGATGCCCTGAACAAGCCACTCCACCGAGCCGAAGCCCGCGCCGTCGAGTACCTTGACACCGTAAATGCGGGCTCGGGGCGCTACGCCGACGACACCGATGCCGTTGAGTTCGGCAGCAATGATTCCAGCGGCATGGGTGCCGTGGCTGTAAGTGTTGTCGTCCATGGGGTCGGCATTGTCGAAAACGAAGTTGTAGCCCCCCGCGTAGCGCAGCATCAGGTCGGGGTGCAGGTAATCCACTCCGGTGTCGATGACCGCGATGCGCACGTCGCGGCCGAAGTACCCTAACTCGTGAACCAGGTGAGAGCCTATGTGGGCGACGCCCCAACTGGTGGAGTATTCGGCGCTCAGAATCGGGTCGATGGCCTGAATCCAGCGATTTTCCTCAACGTATGCGACGCGGGGATCCCTGCGCAGAGCGGCGACTTCATGATCTTCGAGTTCGGCGGTGACGATGGGGAGTCGGCGCATGGCGTTCTTGACGCGGCGCTCCTTGCCCAAGGCCCGACCTTTGTCGGCGGCCGTGGCCTGGGCATGGAAGCCGACGAGATATTCCTTGGTGGGCGCGGCCGAGGTAGGCCCGGCAAGGAACAGGGCGATGAGGGTCAGCAGGAAAGCGGGAAGGGAAAAGGCTTTCATGTGCGGCACGACTCCTTGGAAAAAGCGGAAAAGCGCTTGTTGGGCCGATTATGAAAAACGGGGGGACGTTGCAACGTCCCCCCGAAATCATAGCAAGGTTGTCCCGGGCAGGTAAAGCCCTGGAATCAAGCCTAAGGCCTAGCGGCCGCGGTTGCTGTTGTTGCTGTTGTTGCCGTTGTTGCTTTTGGGGTCGCTGGCGTTGTCACTTTTAACCTTGCTGTTGCCACGGCCGCGGTTGTTCGCCGGGGGTTCCTCGGCCACCGGGGGTTCCTCGACAACCGGAGGCTCGACTACCGGAACTTCGATTTCGCCGGTCAGTTGAGCGGAAACGGCGTAGGTCGAGAGAACGTCGACGGTCTGCCCGGCCTGGGCGCCGGCGGCGTTGACCAGAATCTTGCCGTCCTGCCAGGAAATCACGTCGGCGGGGGCATTGTCGAGATACACGCCGAGGCCCTGAGCCTGAGGCGGCATCTTGCCGAAGCCTTTGCCGTCGATGACGATTGTGCCGTCGGGCTGGATTTCAGCCGAGGCGATGGCCACGTCGGACTTCACCACCAGGGTTTCGGGATTGGACAGCTTGGTAGCCTTTTTCGCCACCACCTGATAGTTGCCGATGGGCAGATAGGCGGGAACGGTGACTTCGATGACGCTCGGGCTGATGGCGACCGGCGCCAACTCATAAGTGTTGCCGGCGGCATCGGTCAGCACCACGACCGATTTGTATTCCACGCCGGGGAAGCCGGCCACGGGCGAATAGGTGTTGACGAAGGCGTAGCCGTGGATTTCGAGGGTCGTTTCCGCGCCGGCGGTTACCACGTTCTGAGTCATGCCGCTGATCTGCGGGATGATGGGGCCGCCCTGGGGAGCGACGGAGGAGGTGCGGGTGAAGCCGTGGCAGCCAAAGCAGTCGCTGCTGGCGCCGATGTGACCGTACCAGGGATCCATCTGTCCGGGCTGAATGTTGGGGTTCTGTGGATTCACGTTATCCCACTGAATGTTGTGCAGCGAGGGGATGCCGTGGCAATTCTGGCAGGTGCGGATGGCCGTGGGCGAGTTGGAGGGCGTGCCCGCGGGATGGCACCAGGAGCACTTGTTCGACACGAAGAGCCCGGGCAGATGATGGGTGTCGGCGTTATTGTAAACCATGACGCCGCTCAAGGGGTCGATTTCAAAGCCCTGGTTGATGCCCGTCGCCTTTGCGACGCTGGGTGCGTGGCAGAACACGCAGGTGCCTTCGCCGTTGGGGCCGGCGTTGGGCTTGGCGCTCGGGTAAGGCGTGATGTTGCTGGGCTGGTAGGTCGGAATCCAGGGGGCGTCGATGGTGAACTGGCCGGTTGCCGGATCGGCGAAGATGCCGCGGTCCACCAGAGAGCCGTGGCAGGCCTGGCAGTTGCCTGCAAGTGCTCTGTCGGCGGTGTGATGCGGAGAGGCGCCGGTGTGGCAGAAGTTGCAGTCGCGGAAGGTCACGAAATCAAAAACGCCGTCATCATTCATTGCCAGGTTGTGGCAGCTGAGGCACTCGTAGGTCTCCCCGGCTTCGCCGAAGGGCGCCGAATTGTTGACGGGGATGGTGTCGCCGATCAGGTTGTGATGGCGGTCGGGCAGATAGGTGGTGTCGATGATGCCTTCAAGGAACTCCGGCGGATTGGCGCCATGACAGACGCGGCAGTCGGCTTCTTCCAGGTTGGCGAAAATGGTGTCGGGGATGCCGATGAATTGGTTGACGGGGGGCGGCGGAACGGCCGCGGCGGCGGCCATGACCAGGCCCAGGCTCAGGACGGTGGCGCAAGCCAAAATTTTCACGATGCTCTTTTTCATACCCTTTACTCCCTTTTGTCCTGGTTCAGTAACGTGCATGTTGAAACGGAAAAACACCAACGAAAAGACCCAAAAAAACGACTAGCAAATAAAAAACACGACAGAAGTTTCGGAAATACTTCCGAAAGGGGAACAAGGCTGAAAGATCACCTCCTTTGCGATTAATTATTTTTGCCCGGAAAGATCAATATTCAAATCGGCATGGACATAACAAGTCGATACACGAAAAAAGCCGGATTACCCATGATTACAAGGGCAACCCGGCTGTCTTCTTGAGACCCGTGGCTTTCCGTCCCCACCTCGCGATGGGTTTGGCGTTGGCCTGATTCGGTCAGCGCTTAACAGACGAAGTATCATCTGCCCGGCGCTCTTTGTCAATATAGTTTTCAGATGCCTTTCAGGGTTGGCGCGGGCGCCGATCCAAAACCGTGCTGCGTGGCCGCGGCTCGCTCTGAGCCAGGAAAATTTCAATGCGCGCCTGCTCGCGAAGCGTGGCCAACTCCGCCTCCAGACGTTCTTCGCGAACCTGCTTCTGCAGATAGGTGGTAAAAAAGTCGCGCATTTCTTCAAGTGCGGGGGGGCCGCCGGCGTTTCTGCTCAAAATCTCAAAAACATGAAAACCGAAATCGGTGCGGACCACGGGGCTTATTTCACCAGGTGTCAGGGCAAAGGCAACCTCTTCAAACTCCTTGGGCATGAAACCTTTTTGGACAGAGCCAAGTTCGCCGCCGCCAGGAGCGCTGCCGCAGTCGGACAGGTCTTGAGCAATCTCGGAAAAGGGCTCCCCGCTCAGAAGGCGCGCCCGCGCCTCCTCAATGCGCTTGCGCGCGGCTGCCTCGGTATCCGCGTCGCCATCCCTTGCGACCTCGGCGAGGATGTGGCGCACCTCAACCTGGGGCGGGACGGAGAAGTCTTCCTTGTTTTTTTCGTAAAATGCGCGAATCAACTCTTCAGGCACCTCGGGGTTGCCGAGATTGCGGTGCACATAATAGGCGTTGATGTACACCTGCCGGCGCGCGGCGGTCTGCATCTGCTCCTCACCGAGAGCGGCGATGGAGGCGTTGTCGCGATAATACTCGATGACCTGGGCGATCTGTTCGTCGGCGTCGGCCACTTGCAGGCGGCTTCCGGCCTGGTAGAGCAACTCGACGTTGATCAGCTCATTGAGGGCCCGCAGGCGCAGGCTGTCGAGCAATTCGTCTCCGCGCGCTTGCTGGGCGAAGTTGGGGTTGCGCCGGAGTTGACCTTCCACCAGGGGCTCTACCTGGTCCAGATAGATGGGAACGCCGTTGACCAACGCTGCGACTTCGCGCGCATCGTTGGTGCTGCCGGGCGTGGCGGCCGCGGGCGCACCGGCCAGCAGAAGTGCGAAGAAAAGAAGCAGGCTCAGGATTTTGTGTTTTTTCGTCAAGACCATGTTTGAAACCAAACCTTCCCTGTGGGTGAAAAATGGCAGGGTATGCGCTGTCGAATATGAATTTAATGTGCCAGGAAAAAAACTTCAAGGGGCCGGCAGGTTCTCGGATGATGATTTTGGGAATGAAAAGACAGGGGTTCAGTTCCTGTAGTGGCGTGGGCGATGGGGCGGACATTCCTTGTAGGGGCCCGATTTTGCATTAAAAAAACGATCTTCGGCTGTCGGCCTTGCTGGAAGGTTAGAAAAGGTTGAATAGAGGGGTGTCGGAAAATTTAATGTTAGTTTAGTCTCATCTCAAGTGCCCTGCCTCGGCTCGCACGGTGGCCCGGCGGCGATTGCGCCAAATCGCCGCCAGCCCCTCGGCAAATGGCGGCATGTCCTATTTCCCTCTTTCCAGTCGGTGGCAGAACAGGCAGCGGTATGTGGGCGGATGACCCTCGGGCAGGGGCATCATGTCCTGGTTGTGGCAGTCCGCGCAGAACCTCTCCGCGGCTTTTTTGCCTTCATCGCGGGCCATGTTGTAATACTGGCGGTGGGTGTCGTCGTAGGGGACCGGTGCGGTCGTGGAGGGTGGGGCGGCCAGAAGGAAGGCAACGATGGCCACGCCGATGGCCACCAGAATTATGTCGCGGGCTTTGCTCTTCATGCGGTGATCCTTTCGCAATGCGGGGTGAGGGCTACTTCTCGAGCGGGCGCGCGGCGGCCAGAACCGCGCAGCCGATGGCGCCGTTGTGCTGGGGGTTTTCGGGCACCAGCAGGCGGGCCTCGACGGCCTGCCGCAGAAGGTGCCGGAACGCCTGGTTGCGCGCCACGCCGCCGGTAACCATCAGGACGTCCTGGGGGAAGCGTCGCAGCATGGGCAGGACGCGCTTGACCAGGGTGGCGTTGATGCCGGCGCACAGGTGCGGCAGGGGGTGCCCCTCGACGATTTTGCCGATCAGCTCACTCTCGCCGAAGATGCCGCAGGTGGCATCGAGGGACACCGGATTATCGGCATGGCGGGCCAGTTCGTCAAGGCCGATGTCGAGCACCTGGGCCATGTTTTCCAGGTAGCGGCCGGAGCTGGCGGCGCACTTGTCGTTCATTAGAAAGTCTTGCAGGAGGCCTTCTTCCACGCGAGCCACCTTGGTGTCCTGGCCGCCCAGATCCAGAAGGGTGAAGGTGTCGCAGCCGGTCTGAAAACGCGCGCCGGCCACGTGGGCCTGGATTTCGGGGACGATGCGCGCGCCTTCGAGGTTGATGGTGTTGCGGCCGTAACCAGTGGCGACCATGGCCGCGGGCGGGTGGGCCGGGTCGAAGAGTTCCAGGGCGGCAAAGTCGATGGTCAGGCGCCCGGCGTGCAGACCGCCGTAGCGTTTGTAGAAGGGGATGGTGTCGAAATCGCGCAGCCACAGGATCTCGAGGTCCCGCAGCGCGGCGAATTTGACCTTGCGGCTGCCGAGGTCGATGCCGAGGGTGGTCATGGCTTGCGTGCCTTGAGCATTTCAAGAAACCCTTCGATGCGGATGCGGCTGCGGGCATCGAGGGGGCCGGGACGGTCGCCCTCGAGGGTGAGCACCGGCAGCTTCAGGCGCTTGCGCACGATGAGATCCTCG
Proteins encoded in this region:
- a CDS encoding S8 family peptidase produces the protein MKAFSLPAFLLTLIALFLAGPTSAAPTKEYLVGFHAQATAADKGRALGKERRVKNAMRRLPIVTAELEDHEVAALRRDPRVAYVEENRWIQAIDPILSAEYSTSWGVAHIGSHLVHELGYFGRDVRIAVIDTGVDYLHPDLMLRYAGGYNFVFDNADPMDDNTYSHGTHAAGIIAAELNGIGVVGVAPRARIYGVKVLDGAGFGSVEWLVQGIDWAIDNQMDIINLSLGVDFDSEALRDACDRAYAAGILLIAAAGNTGGRPALYPAAYDSVIAVNATNASDEFVAFSAVDPQVELAAPGLSISSTIRGNQVDVLDGTSQAAPHVTGVAALILAAGIADANNDGRLNDEVRQRLQQSAVPLGGTGERDSFFGYGRVDAVAALQLEISPPPVAPDVKQKKPKPDKRANLVRDPQAHPGKGTPARPR
- a CDS encoding acyl-CoA dehydratase activase; this translates as MTTLGIDLGSRKVKFAALRDLEILWLRDFDTIPFYKRYGGLHAGRLTIDFAALELFDPAHPPAAMVATGYGRNTINLEGARIVPEIQAHVAGARFQTGCDTFTLLDLGGQDTKVARVEEGLLQDFLMNDKCAASSGRYLENMAQVLDIGLDELARHADNPVSLDATCGIFGESELIGKIVEGHPLPHLCAGINATLVKRVLPMLRRFPQDVLMVTGGVARNQAFRHLLRQAVEARLLVPENPQHNGAIGCAVLAAARPLEK
- a CDS encoding cytochrome c; the protein is MKSKARDIILVAIGVAIVAFLLAAPPSTTAPVPYDDTHRQYYNMARDEGKKAAERFCADCHNQDMMPLPEGHPPTYRCLFCHRLERGK
- a CDS encoding peptidylprolyl isomerase; the encoded protein is MVLTKKHKILSLLLFFALLLAGAPAAATPGSTNDAREVAALVNGVPIYLDQVEPLVEGQLRRNPNFAQQARGDELLDSLRLRALNELINVELLYQAGSRLQVADADEQIAQVIEYYRDNASIAALGEEQMQTAARRQVYINAYYVHRNLGNPEVPEELIRAFYEKNKEDFSVPPQVEVRHILAEVARDGDADTEAAARKRIEEARARLLSGEPFSEIAQDLSDCGSAPGGGELGSVQKGFMPKEFEEVAFALTPGEISPVVRTDFGFHVFEILSRNAGGPPALEEMRDFFTTYLQKQVREERLEAELATLREQARIEIFLAQSEPRPRSTVLDRRPRQP